In Gossypium raimondii isolate GPD5lz chromosome 12, ASM2569854v1, whole genome shotgun sequence, a single window of DNA contains:
- the LOC105764966 gene encoding geraniol 8-hydroxylase-like, whose amino-acid sequence MELYIILFCISIFFLLLKPLFHRSKTLNLPPGPIGLPILGSIHSLGSHPNQSLAELAKVHGPIMTLRLGSITTIVLSSPEMAKQVLQTHAQSFSDRPIPDAIASMPNLETSLVWGPSDDNRWRKLRGICSTQLFSGQKLNSLQYLRYKKVEQLIQHIKKHCEISNTQVNIGQVVFATTLNLIFSTMFSIDIVDPEFSRAQELKDLVWKTVESAGKPNLSDYFPVLKRFDLQGVRKRARQHYDGMHQIFDDMIDKRMKARALDSTTRNGDFLDVLLDQWEENRSILNREAIKPLIQNLFIAGSETSATTTEWAMAELLRNPQVMQKAKKELLEVIGSERTVKESDIDELPYLQAVVKETLRLHPAAPLLLPYKARNDVEICSYTIPKGAHALVNIWAMNRDPKYWNQALTFAPERFIGSKIDYKGGSFEFIPFGAGRRLCLGLPLATRMVHLMLASMILSFDWKLPQGTNPEDLDMQEHFGMTLKKAVPLYAIPVMKTFD is encoded by the exons ATGGAACTTTACATCATCTTGTTTTGCATCTCCATCTTCTTCCTACTTTTGAAGCCCTTATTCCACCGCTCCAAGACTTTAAACCTTCCTCCAGGCCCCATTGGCCTACCGATACTCGGCTCCATCCATTCCCTAGGCTCTCATCCAAACCAGTCCCTCGCGGAGCTTGCCAAAGTCCATGGCCCCATCATGACTCTCCGCCTAGGCTCCATCACAACTATCGTACTATCCTCCCCTGAAATGGCGAAACAAGTCCTCCAAACTCATGCTCAATCCTTCTCCGACCGCCCGATTCCCGATGCTATTGCTTCTATGCCCAACCTCGAAACCTCCTTGGTATGGGGCCCTAGTGATGACAATAGGTGGCGGAAACTCCGTGGAATATGCAGCACCCAGTTGTTCAGTGGACAAAAACTCAACTCTTTACAATACCTACGCTACAAAAAAGTTGAGCAACTTATTCAACATATCAAAAAACATTGTGAAATTTCAAATACCCAAGTTAATATAGGTCAAGTTGTTTTCGCTACTACTTTGAACTTGATTTTCAGTACCATGTTTTCAATTGATATTGTTGACCCGGAATTTAGTAGAGCTCAAGAGTTAAAGGATCTGGTGTGGAAGACAGTGGAGAGCGCAGGGAAACCAAATTTATCAGACTATTTTCCGGTGCTGAAGAGGTTTGATTTGCAGGGAGTAAGAAAGCGTGCAAGGCAGCATTATGACGGCATGCATCAGATATTTGACGACATGATTGATAAACGAATGAAGGCCAGAGCATTAGATTCAACCACCAGGAATGGTGATTTCTTGGACGTGCTTCTTGATCAATGGGAAGAAAACAGATCAATTCTCAATCGTGAAGCAATCAAGCCTTTGATCCAG AACTTGTTCATTGCTGGAAGTGAGACATCTGCAACAACTACAGAGTGGGCAATGGCAGAGCTTCTTCGAAATCCCCAAGTTATGCAAAAGGCAAAGAAGGAACTCCTTGAAGTTATTGGCTCGGAAAGAACTGTGAAAGAATCAGACATAGATGAACTCCCATATCTCCAAGCTGTTGTAAAAGAAACCCTGCGGCTCCACCCAGCAGCCCCTCTCCTCTTACCATATAAAGCAAGGAATGATGTAGAAATCTGCAGTTACACCATACCGAAGGGCGCTCATGCTTTGGTGAATATATGGGCTATGAACCGAGACCCAAAGTATTGGAATCAGGCCCTTACATTTGCCCCAGAAAGGTTCATTGGGTCGAAAATAGATTATAAAGGTGGAAGCTTTGAGTTTATACCGTTTGGAGCAGGGAGAAGATTGTGTCTTGGGTTGCCTCTTGCTACTCGGATGGTGCATTTGATGTTGGCTTCCATGATCCTTTCATTTGATTGGAAACTTCCTCAGGGGACCAATCCAGAAGACTTGGACATGCAAGAGCATTTTGGTATGACTTTGAAGAAAGCTGTACCGCTTTATGCTATCCCTGTTATGAAAACTTTTGATTAA
- the LOC128035422 gene encoding geraniol 8-hydroxylase-like — protein sequence MELYIFLLFCISFFLLFRRRSSAHSLPPGPINFPIFGSLHRLGSHPNQSLYELAKTYGPLMTLRLGYITTVIVSSAEFAKQVFQTHEHSFSDRTVPDCVASQPNPESTLAWALGDGRWRNRRRLCSTQLFTVQRLNSLQHLRHQKAQQLIQHINKQRASGSQVKIGEVAFATTLNLISTTIFSSDIVDPEFSTAQEFKDLVWRIMEDSAKPNLSDYFPILKRFDLQGIRKHIRPSYTRLHEIFDEMIDERMEVRASDSVSRNGDLLDVLLDQCQQDGSDFTRQNIKPLILDLFIAGSDTSAITTEWAMAELLRKPGVLQKTRRELMEVIGTKRTVQESDLDKLPYLEAVVKETMRLHPAVPLLLPYKAKNDVEICGYTIPHNTQLLVNAWAIARDPKYWNHPFSFCPERFLDSSLDFRGRDFEYIPFGAGRRICPGLPLAVRMVHLILASMIHSFDWKLPHGIHPQDLDMQEQFGMTLKKAIPLCAIPI from the exons ATGGAACTCTACATCTTCTTATTGTTTTGCATCTCCTTTTTCCTCCTCTTTCGTCGTCGCTCCTCCGCCCACAGCCTCCCGCCGGGCCCTATCAACTTTCCTATATTTGGCTCCCTCCATCGCCTAGGTTCTCACCCTAACCAATCCCTCTACGAGCTAGCCAAAACTTATGGCCCTCTCATGACTCTCCGCTTAGGCTATATTACCACCGTCATCGTCTCATCCGCTGAATTCGCTAAACAAGTCTTCCAAACACACGAGCACTCCTTCTCTGACCGCACTGTCCCTGATTGCGTCGCCTCCCAGCCTAACCCCGAGTCGACCCTCGCATGGGCGCTGGGCGATGGTAGGTGGCGCAACCGCCGGAGACTATGCAGCACCCAGTTGTTCACCGTGCAAAGACTCAACTCACTTCAACACCTTCGCCACCAAAAAGCCCAGCAACTTATCCAGCACATCAATAAACAACGCGCTTCAGGGTCCCAAGTCAAGATAGGGGAAGTTGCTTTTGCAACCACATTGAACTTGATATCCACTACAATCTTTTCCTCGGATATAGTGGACCCTGAATTCAGTACAGCGCAAGAGTTCAAAGATTTGGTGTGGAGGATAATGGAGGATTCAGCCAAACCCAACTTGTCAGATTATTTCCCTATCTTAAAAAGGTTTGATTTGCAAGGGATAAGAAAGCATATAAGGCCGTCTTACACGAGGTTGCATGAGATATTTGATGAGATGATAGATGAAAGAATGGAGGTTAGAGCTTCAGATTCCGTGTCCAGAAATGGTGATTTGTTGGATGTTCTGCTTGATCAGTGCCAACAGGATGGGTCTGACTTCACTCGCCAAAATATCAAGCCTTTGATCCTG gACTTATTCATTGCTGGAAGTGATACATCTGCAATAACAACAGAATGGGCGATGGCAGAACTCCTTAGAAAACCTGGAGTGCTACAAAAAACAAGAAGGGAACTAATGGAAGTCATTGGAACTAAAAGAACTGTTCAAGAATCAGACCTCGATAAACTCCCATATCTTGAAGCTGTGGTCAAAGAGACAATGCGCCTTCATCCTGCCGTTCCTCTTCTCCTACCTTACAAAGCCAAAAATGATGTCGAAATATGTGGCTACACCATACCCCACAACACTCAGCTTCTGGTGAATGCTTGGGCTATTGCCCGAGACCCCAAATACTGGAACCACCCTTTTTCGTTTTGCCCTGAGAGATTTCTTGATTCCAGCTTAGATTTCAGAGGTCGTGATTTTGAGTATATACCATTTGGAGCTGGTCGAAGGATATGCCCGGGTTTGCCTCTTGCAGTTCGTATGGTGCATCTGATATTAGCTTCTATGATTCATTCCTTTGATTGGAAATTGCCTCATGGAATCCATCCACAAGACTTGGACATGCAAGAACAGTTTGGCATGACTCTCAAGAAAGCTATACCGCTCTGTGCTATTCCTATTTAG